From a single Syntrophorhabdaceae bacterium genomic region:
- a CDS encoding NAD-dependent epimerase/dehydratase family protein — MKDRTVLVTGATGFIGRYVVSHLLDEGLRIFALVPEGEEYFPPENKAVEVVRGDITDRLHIPAGVSAIYHCAGVITMVEEMERVNVRGTQNVVEAAIANNCRLIHLSSAGVVGKTNNKTINEETPCRPDSLYEKTKLRAEEIVRHGINKGLRAQILRPTIVFGAGRAPGDDSFFQLISVIATNNYRHIRGGSGIYNIVNAGEVARAMFALDNDAIPSGSVFIINTPIRFFEFASIISGAVGKDNAKIGNIPYAAALTAAAIFSLLRLLTGKKRGLTYSRLKALTDSRTFSQDRLIHETTYRPLHSVAEYLKKVCEEYRITPN, encoded by the coding sequence GTGAAAGACAGGACAGTCCTTGTTACCGGGGCAACGGGTTTTATCGGAAGGTACGTTGTCTCCCACCTGCTTGACGAGGGGTTGCGGATATTTGCCCTTGTTCCTGAAGGTGAGGAGTATTTTCCTCCTGAGAACAAGGCCGTAGAGGTTGTCAGAGGTGATATTACCGACCGGTTGCACATACCGGCGGGGGTCAGCGCTATCTACCATTGTGCCGGTGTTATCACAATGGTAGAGGAGATGGAGCGGGTAAATGTCCGGGGTACGCAGAATGTCGTGGAGGCTGCAATTGCGAATAACTGCCGCCTGATCCACCTCTCAAGCGCAGGCGTAGTCGGGAAAACAAATAACAAGACGATCAACGAAGAGACCCCTTGTCGTCCTGATAGTCTTTATGAGAAAACAAAATTAAGGGCAGAAGAGATCGTCAGACATGGGATTAATAAAGGTTTAAGGGCACAGATACTGAGACCTACTATTGTTTTTGGAGCAGGCCGGGCACCTGGAGACGACAGTTTTTTCCAATTGATCAGTGTAATAGCAACCAACAATTACAGGCATATCCGAGGGGGAAGCGGCATATATAATATTGTCAATGCCGGTGAGGTTGCCCGCGCGATGTTTGCCCTTGACAACGATGCCATTCCGAGCGGCAGTGTGTTTATTATCAATACCCCCATACGTTTCTTTGAATTTGCCTCGATCATATCCGGGGCGGTCGGAAAAGATAACGCGAAAATAGGGAACATCCCTTATGCCGCCGCATTGACTGCTGCGGCTATATTTTCTTTATTGCGTCTTCTTACAGGTAAGAAAAGAGGACTCACGTATTCACGTTTAAAGGCACTGACGGATTCCAGAACCTTTTCCCAGGACCGCCTGATCCATGAAACGACTTACAGGCCCCTCCACAGCGTTGCCGAATACCTGAAAAAGGTATGTGAAGAGTACCGTATTACCCCGAACTAA
- a CDS encoding sugar transferase: MKRFFDLIVSLLLVIILSPVILFTGLLVFAAMGSPVLFKQVRPGYKGRPFTIYKFRTMTDDTGKTGIQLTDEERLTGVGRFLRRFSLDELPQLFNVLKGDLSFVGPRPLLMEYIPLYTPEQARRHDVKPGITGLAQVKGRNAITWEERFDLDVYYVDHRSFLLDMKILVDTVFKVIRREGISAEGCATMPKFTGSKPDRGKV, translated from the coding sequence GTGAAAAGGTTCTTTGACCTGATCGTGTCGCTGCTCCTTGTCATTATTCTGTCTCCCGTCATCCTCTTTACGGGTCTGTTAGTCTTTGCTGCGATGGGAAGCCCGGTCTTGTTTAAGCAGGTACGCCCGGGCTACAAAGGAAGACCTTTTACGATCTATAAATTCAGAACCATGACAGATGATACAGGCAAAACAGGCATACAATTGACCGATGAAGAGCGCCTGACCGGTGTGGGCCGTTTTCTCAGGAGGTTCAGCCTCGATGAACTTCCGCAGCTTTTTAATGTCCTGAAAGGCGATCTGAGTTTTGTTGGCCCAAGGCCGCTTCTCATGGAGTATATCCCTCTTTATACGCCAGAGCAGGCAAGGCGGCACGACGTAAAGCCTGGAATTACCGGACTGGCGCAGGTAAAAGGGAGAAATGCCATTACCTGGGAGGAACGCTTCGATCTCGATGTCTATTACGTTGACCACCGGAGCTTTCTGCTCGATATGAAGATACTTGTCGATACGGTGTTCAAGGTCATCAGACGGGAAGGCATAAGCGCGGAAGGCTGCGCAACGATGCCAAAGTTTACAGGTTCCAAACCGGACAGGGGAAAGGTATAA
- a CDS encoding DEAD/DEAH box helicase yields the protein MIPDKLSTPVISLKGIGPRIAEQLSKRGIRTVEDLFYFLPIRYIDRRYISKIGEIEEKQRVNLIARVIRYRSLFYRHARKKGFEAIVSDETGQISLKWFQWFPQYLKNVCKKDNILFLSGEVTMFGNTLQMVHPDVTILDEEPDIDEHTKIVPIYSAVEGSKQGVMRKIIAQAITDYGQHIESIVSADIESSEGLNALKNSFSSLHMPDDHLEGNRTRNQFLERIILEEYVTFQSALLMRKREVESEKGIRFSSDGVYFNRFLSDLGFELTDAQKKVIAEINRNMEDDKPMNRLLQGDVGSGKTVCAVLAALRAVDSGYQVAFMAPTEILAEQHYL from the coding sequence ATGATTCCTGATAAACTGTCGACACCGGTGATCAGTCTTAAAGGTATTGGCCCAAGGATAGCTGAACAGCTAAGCAAGCGTGGGATCAGAACCGTTGAGGACCTGTTCTATTTCCTGCCCATCAGATATATCGACAGGCGGTATATATCAAAGATCGGGGAGATAGAGGAGAAACAGCGGGTCAACCTTATCGCGCGTGTCATCCGCTACAGGTCGCTTTTTTACCGCCACGCACGCAAAAAGGGTTTTGAGGCGATCGTCAGCGATGAAACAGGGCAGATATCCCTAAAGTGGTTCCAATGGTTCCCCCAGTACCTTAAAAACGTGTGTAAAAAGGATAATATCCTTTTCCTCTCCGGTGAAGTGACTATGTTCGGCAATACACTTCAGATGGTCCATCCCGATGTAACGATACTGGATGAAGAACCTGATATCGACGAACACACGAAAATAGTCCCCATTTATTCTGCAGTGGAAGGGAGCAAACAGGGTGTTATGAGAAAGATCATAGCCCAGGCAATAACGGACTATGGACAGCATATTGAGAGCATTGTTTCCGCAGACATTGAATCATCCGAGGGTCTTAACGCCCTGAAGAACTCCTTTTCTTCGCTTCATATGCCCGATGACCACCTGGAGGGGAACAGGACGAGAAATCAATTTCTGGAAAGGATTATCCTCGAAGAGTATGTGACATTTCAAAGCGCCCTTTTAATGAGGAAAAGAGAGGTTGAATCTGAAAAAGGGATACGATTTTCCTCTGATGGCGTTTATTTTAACAGATTTTTGAGTGACCTTGGTTTTGAACTTACAGACGCTCAAAAGAAGGTGATTGCCGAGATTAACCGTAATATGGAAGATGATAAACCCATGAACAGGCTCCTCCAGGGCGATGTAGGGTCAGGGAAGACGGTATGCGCGGTATTGGCCGCCCTCAGGGCAGTCGACAGCGGGTATCAGGTCGCCTTTATGGCGCCTACCGAGATCCTTGCCGAGCAGCACTACCTCA
- a CDS encoding glycosyltransferase family 4 protein, whose protein sequence is MKGKKICFVAAVELSVRVFMVEHLKRLSSEHSITVAVNTDNVDFLKPYGLDVQVFPVRILRRPLPVSDMLALCRLYRFFRREGFDVVHSITPKAGLLSMLAACMAGVPVRVHTFTGQVWATAKGMKRWFLKGMDKQIARCATHVLADSRSQLDFIIREGIVRGQKTSVIGSGSICGVDSTRFRPDPETRKTLREQLSIPEDSILFLFLGRLTFDKGLLDLAGAFAKVCRSAEDIHLLVAGPDEEGMKEKMLSVCSEHRDRIHFSDFTDTPERFMAAADVFCMPSYREGFGIVVIEAGAAGVSSIGTKIYGVVDAIEDNVTGFLYEPGNVKELEEKMLKMINDPSARYAMGRRARERAIGLFSKDYVADAFLSFYRSLPGMSSVRRSTGEKVL, encoded by the coding sequence ATGAAAGGCAAAAAGATTTGTTTTGTAGCCGCCGTTGAGCTCTCCGTTCGCGTCTTCATGGTTGAGCATTTAAAAAGGTTAAGCAGTGAGCACAGCATAACAGTGGCAGTCAACACGGATAATGTGGACTTTCTGAAGCCTTACGGCCTTGATGTACAGGTCTTTCCGGTAAGGATCCTGAGAAGACCATTGCCGGTTTCTGACATGCTGGCGTTATGCAGGCTTTACCGGTTCTTCAGGAGAGAAGGTTTTGACGTCGTTCATTCAATTACACCAAAAGCAGGTCTGCTTTCAATGTTAGCTGCTTGCATGGCGGGCGTTCCCGTAAGGGTTCATACCTTTACCGGCCAGGTCTGGGCCACAGCAAAAGGAATGAAGCGATGGTTTCTGAAGGGCATGGACAAACAGATCGCCCGCTGCGCCACTCATGTCCTCGCGGACAGCAGATCACAGCTGGATTTCATCATTAGGGAGGGGATCGTTCGGGGCCAAAAAACCTCAGTGATCGGGAGCGGATCGATATGTGGTGTCGATAGTACACGTTTCCGGCCCGATCCGGAAACGAGAAAGACATTGCGGGAACAGCTTTCCATACCCGAAGACAGCATCCTTTTTCTTTTCCTGGGACGGCTTACCTTTGACAAGGGGCTGCTCGACCTTGCCGGCGCATTTGCAAAGGTATGCAGATCCGCGGAGGATATCCATCTCCTCGTTGCGGGACCTGACGAAGAGGGGATGAAAGAAAAGATGCTGTCCGTGTGCAGTGAACATCGTGACCGGATCCATTTTTCTGACTTTACAGACACACCGGAGAGGTTCATGGCTGCGGCCGATGTGTTCTGCATGCCCAGCTACCGCGAAGGGTTCGGCATCGTCGTCATTGAAGCAGGCGCCGCAGGTGTTTCTTCGATCGGGACCAAGATTTATGGTGTTGTCGACGCCATAGAAGATAATGTCACAGGATTTCTGTATGAGCCAGGGAACGTCAAAGAACTCGAGGAAAAGATGCTTAAGATGATCAATGATCCTTCTGCCAGGTATGCGATGGGCAGACGTGCCCGCGAAAGGGCAATAGGACTTTTTTCGAAGGATTATGTCGCCGATGCCTTTCTCAGCTTTTATAGATCACTGCCGGGGATGAGCAGTGTCAGGAGGAGTACCGGTGAAAAGGTTCTTTGA
- the yihA gene encoding ribosome biogenesis GTP-binding protein YihA/YsxC, whose product MKILSARYLKSVTSPDRSLQGKMPEVSFVGRSNVGKSSMINSLAMRKIAKTSSTPGATRLINLYHIDYEQGGARQQVVFSDFPGFGYSKVSKTMQRSWQKMIEGYIEGNREIKKVIWVYDVRREPDYLDEMLLEWFFDQKLSFTVVLTKTDKESRGFAANKKRLFRQYVKEGEILTFSA is encoded by the coding sequence GTGAAGATCCTGAGTGCACGATATCTGAAAAGCGTCACTTCACCGGACAGGTCTTTACAAGGGAAGATGCCGGAGGTGTCCTTTGTAGGGAGATCGAATGTAGGGAAATCGTCGATGATCAACAGCCTCGCGATGCGGAAGATCGCAAAGACAAGCTCGACACCTGGGGCTACAAGGCTGATCAATCTTTACCACATCGACTATGAACAGGGGGGTGCAAGGCAGCAGGTCGTCTTCTCGGATTTCCCCGGGTTCGGGTATTCAAAGGTATCAAAAACAATGCAGCGGAGCTGGCAAAAGATGATTGAGGGTTACATCGAGGGCAACAGAGAGATAAAAAAGGTCATCTGGGTCTATGATGTACGGAGAGAGCCCGATTATCTCGATGAAATGTTGCTGGAGTGGTTTTTTGACCAGAAACTGTCCTTTACCGTTGTCCTGACCAAGACCGACAAGGAGAGCAGAGGCTTTGCAGCGAACAAGAAGAGGCTGTTCAGACAATATGTAAAAGAGGGGGAAATCCTGACCTTTTCAGCAAA
- a CDS encoding glycosyltransferase, giving the protein MPPKVSINLCCYNSERFLEETLKSIGDQTFRDWELIVVNDGSSDSTEAIIDGFKARGFPVSYHYQENRGLGYSRNRALELSGGDYVVFIDHDDIWLPEKLEKQVEVFERRKDIDFIYTNYFIRKGERRNVALKGPQPDGEVFDHFLRRYPVSVLTAAIRKNAINRFEEHFDTKLRLCEEYDLFMRLLFHSKAAYIGEPLAVYRIHPDRASTRFIDEWPDEMEDIIGKYKKVLEGFEEKHAAALRYVYGKIGYYRARAAMVEKKPEKARDFLRPYIGVDLRFTLLYMITFLPPVVWNKTISIGSKGYFDT; this is encoded by the coding sequence ATGCCACCAAAAGTAAGTATAAATCTCTGCTGTTATAATTCGGAAAGGTTCCTGGAAGAGACCCTCAAGAGCATTGGGGATCAGACCTTCAGGGATTGGGAGCTTATCGTTGTCAACGACGGTTCGTCGGATTCCACCGAGGCGATCATTGACGGATTCAAGGCCCGTGGGTTTCCGGTATCATATCACTATCAGGAAAACAGAGGGCTCGGCTATTCACGTAACCGGGCCCTCGAACTTTCCGGGGGCGATTACGTCGTCTTTATTGATCACGATGATATATGGCTCCCTGAAAAACTGGAGAAGCAGGTAGAGGTTTTCGAGCGCAGAAAAGATATCGATTTCATATATACAAACTACTTCATACGGAAAGGGGAACGTAGAAACGTGGCGTTGAAAGGTCCTCAACCGGATGGAGAGGTTTTTGATCATTTTCTGAGACGTTATCCTGTCAGCGTTTTAACCGCTGCAATAAGAAAGAACGCTATCAACAGATTTGAAGAGCATTTCGACACGAAGCTGAGACTGTGCGAAGAATACGATCTCTTTATGAGATTGTTGTTTCACTCTAAAGCAGCCTACATCGGGGAGCCGCTGGCCGTCTACAGGATCCATCCCGACAGGGCCAGCACCCGGTTCATCGACGAATGGCCCGATGAGATGGAGGACATTATCGGAAAGTATAAAAAGGTTCTCGAAGGGTTTGAAGAAAAACATGCGGCGGCGCTCCGTTACGTTTATGGAAAGATCGGTTATTACAGGGCGCGTGCGGCAATGGTGGAGAAGAAACCTGAAAAGGCGAGGGATTTTTTGAGGCCTTACATCGGGGTCGATCTTCGTTTCACGCTTCTTTACATGATCACCTTTTTGCCTCCTGTAGTGTGGAATAAGACCATCTCCATAGGGAGCAAGGGATATTTCGATACATAA
- a CDS encoding macro domain-containing protein, whose translation MDILKEVSIKGTKISIIRGDLTESDADAIVNAANSYLQHGGGVAGAIVRKGGPVIQEESDRIGYVPVGECGITSGGRLKARYVIHAVGPRWGEGDEHNKLRNAIRNVMILATAKGFRSIAMPAVSAGIFGFPKAECAKIIIDEISSFLNNNSTSLEEIALYLFDEEITGFFIKEIEFFEKEI comes from the coding sequence ATGGATATCCTCAAAGAAGTCTCCATAAAAGGAACAAAGATAAGCATCATAAGGGGCGACCTCACTGAAAGCGATGCAGACGCCATAGTCAATGCGGCAAACTCATACCTCCAGCATGGCGGAGGCGTCGCAGGGGCGATCGTCAGAAAGGGAGGCCCTGTCATACAGGAAGAAAGCGACAGAATCGGCTATGTTCCCGTTGGTGAATGCGGCATCACGTCAGGCGGAAGATTGAAGGCGCGGTATGTGATCCATGCTGTCGGTCCCCGGTGGGGCGAAGGCGACGAGCACAACAAGTTAAGGAACGCTATCCGGAATGTAATGATCCTCGCCACGGCAAAGGGGTTCAGGTCGATCGCCATGCCTGCCGTCAGCGCCGGCATCTTTGGCTTTCCAAAGGCAGAATGCGCGAAGATCATCATCGATGAGATCTCGTCATTTCTGAACAACAACTCAACATCGCTGGAGGAGATCGCTTTATATCTCTTCGATGAAGAGATTACAGGGTTCTTCATAAAAGAGATTGAATTCTTCGAGAAGGAGATATAA
- the purF gene encoding amidophosphoribosyltransferase, producing MCGIFGIFNHKDAANLAYLGLHALQHRGQESAGISSTDGYTVITHREMGLVSDIFDADVLQKLKGDAAIGHVRYSTAGSSNLGNAQPLSVEYSQGYLSIAHNGNLTNAKIIKDELQNYGSIFQSTTDTEVIIHLIALSHEHSTLERLTNALKRLEGSYSLVLLTNKELIVARDPQGFRPLVLGKIKDAYVVSSETCAFDLIGARYIREIDPGEIIYINKEGMKSFKPFKKANPQYCIFEYIYFARPDSFMFGETVYSVRKDLGRQLAKDTHVEADMVIAIPDSGIGAAIGYSQETGIPFEMGLIRNHYVGRTFIEPEESIRHFGVKLKLNAIHDIVRGKRIIVIDDSIVRATTGRKIIKMLRQYGAKEIHFRVSSPPTTHPCFYGIDTPSRAELIASSHTVREINKYMGSDSLRYLTLESLRKAVGSDNYTFCDACFSGTYPSKFPWGMELEQMELFSKR from the coding sequence ATGTGCGGAATATTCGGGATCTTTAACCATAAAGACGCGGCAAACCTGGCATACCTCGGACTCCACGCGCTTCAGCACAGGGGTCAGGAAAGTGCGGGGATATCAAGCACCGATGGTTACACCGTCATAACCCACAGGGAGATGGGACTTGTATCCGATATCTTCGACGCCGACGTCCTGCAGAAGCTCAAAGGTGACGCAGCGATCGGACATGTCCGTTATTCTACTGCCGGGTCGAGCAACCTCGGGAATGCGCAACCTCTTTCGGTTGAATATTCGCAAGGTTATCTCTCCATTGCCCACAACGGGAACCTTACCAACGCGAAGATCATCAAGGATGAACTACAGAACTATGGCTCCATCTTTCAATCAACGACAGATACGGAGGTGATCATTCACCTCATTGCACTCTCCCATGAGCACTCAACCCTGGAGAGACTAACCAACGCCCTTAAAAGGCTCGAAGGCTCATACTCCCTGGTTTTGCTTACCAACAAGGAGCTTATCGTTGCGAGGGACCCTCAGGGGTTCAGGCCTCTCGTCCTTGGAAAGATCAAAGACGCCTATGTGGTATCCAGCGAAACATGCGCCTTTGACCTCATCGGCGCCAGGTACATACGCGAGATCGATCCCGGTGAGATCATCTATATCAACAAAGAGGGTATGAAGAGCTTTAAGCCTTTTAAAAAGGCAAATCCCCAATACTGTATCTTTGAATACATCTATTTCGCAAGACCTGACAGCTTTATGTTCGGCGAAACGGTATATTCTGTCAGAAAAGACCTTGGGAGACAGCTTGCGAAAGATACCCATGTAGAGGCCGATATGGTGATCGCCATACCGGACTCCGGTATAGGTGCTGCGATCGGCTATTCCCAGGAAACCGGTATCCCCTTCGAAATGGGGCTCATCAGGAACCATTACGTAGGCAGGACATTTATAGAGCCTGAAGAGTCTATCAGGCACTTTGGTGTAAAACTGAAGCTGAACGCGATCCATGACATCGTTAGAGGAAAGAGGATCATCGTTATCGATGACTCCATCGTGAGGGCCACAACGGGGAGAAAGATCATAAAGATGCTGCGGCAATACGGGGCAAAAGAGATACACTTCAGGGTCAGCTCTCCGCCGACCACACACCCCTGCTTCTATGGCATCGACACGCCTTCAAGGGCTGAGCTCATAGCCTCGTCACACACCGTCCGGGAGATCAACAAATACATGGGTTCTGATTCTCTTCGCTACCTGACCCTGGAAAGTTTGCGGAAGGCTGTCGGCAGTGATAATTATACCTTTTGTGACGCCTGTTTTTCAGGCACGTACCCATCAAAGTTCCCATGGGGTATGGAACTCGAACAGATGGAATTATTTTCGAAGAGGTGA
- a CDS encoding glycosyltransferase family 39 protein produces MKFQITEVEKRIWLLPVFAFIGAFAIRFYLAFFSNIITPDGILYIKTARLIELGASKKLMEFTFIHLYPYLVLLAHTIFPDWETAGRMVSVFMGSLAVIPLFLLTKRMFGVRIASITALFYIINPRFADYSADVLREPTFWFFSVTALWLAWEGVSRGSLIWIVLSGISTALAAFARIEGVAIFVVIFLWIIWYFSKQEPDSKKLFSYLSVYIFTFPVLLLPFIFLFSEIFAKWDFGFTFVKIWLLITSKSSEALELSPETIQSVRPELITFLELARGHKYVIFLSDIILKLVKSLNVVFFFLAIIGIFGRKKVAYSKNEIPVAIWFGVFFLTAFLYIAKVYYFSTRHGSLLGFPMLIWAGIGYFELKEQICSWLRKVYPSAFLTRHMAAILIFAILIAILPKTLSPGGYEKRELKEAGVYLKAKGYSGVVFAGEPRLYRIAFYADSEFDSLPFAQTIDELVGFMKKGNARFLILDEKTDNVSYRNILNSLQPSVFEKINLPALEKFREYSLSVYRLKDR; encoded by the coding sequence TTGAAATTTCAGATAACAGAAGTTGAAAAAAGGATCTGGCTATTGCCCGTCTTTGCCTTTATTGGCGCTTTTGCAATAAGGTTTTACCTGGCCTTTTTCTCAAACATAATAACCCCTGACGGTATTTTATACATAAAAACCGCCAGGCTCATCGAGCTCGGGGCATCGAAAAAACTTATGGAATTTACTTTTATCCATCTGTATCCATATCTTGTTTTGCTTGCCCATACAATATTTCCCGACTGGGAGACGGCAGGACGTATGGTATCCGTATTTATGGGGTCACTGGCCGTCATTCCGCTTTTTCTTTTGACAAAACGGATGTTCGGTGTTCGCATCGCATCGATAACAGCGCTTTTTTATATTATTAACCCGAGGTTTGCCGACTATTCGGCAGACGTGCTCAGGGAACCTACCTTCTGGTTTTTTTCGGTAACTGCCTTATGGCTTGCGTGGGAAGGGGTCTCGCGCGGAAGCCTTATATGGATAGTATTGTCAGGCATATCGACAGCGCTGGCAGCCTTTGCCCGGATCGAAGGCGTTGCCATTTTCGTTGTGATCTTTTTGTGGATCATCTGGTATTTCTCCAAACAAGAACCGGACTCTAAAAAACTCTTTTCTTATCTCTCCGTATATATCTTTACCTTTCCGGTTCTGCTTTTGCCTTTTATTTTTCTTTTCAGCGAAATATTTGCGAAGTGGGATTTTGGTTTTACTTTTGTGAAGATATGGCTTCTTATAACGAGCAAAAGCAGTGAAGCACTTGAGCTGTCGCCCGAAACTATTCAATCGGTGAGACCTGAGTTGATCACATTTCTGGAGCTTGCAAGGGGCCACAAGTATGTCATCTTTCTCTCCGACATAATCCTTAAACTTGTCAAGTCGCTCAATGTGGTCTTTTTCTTTCTTGCAATTATCGGTATTTTCGGAAGAAAAAAAGTGGCCTACAGCAAAAACGAGATCCCTGTCGCGATCTGGTTCGGCGTTTTTTTCCTCACTGCATTTCTGTACATCGCAAAGGTTTATTACTTCAGCACACGGCACGGGAGTCTGCTCGGGTTTCCCATGCTGATCTGGGCAGGGATCGGCTATTTTGAATTGAAAGAGCAGATCTGTTCATGGCTCAGGAAGGTATACCCGTCAGCCTTTCTTACAAGGCATATGGCGGCAATCCTTATCTTTGCGATCCTCATCGCGATCCTGCCGAAGACATTATCCCCGGGAGGTTATGAGAAAAGAGAGTTGAAGGAGGCAGGTGTATATCTTAAGGCCAAAGGCTATTCGGGGGTAGTATTCGCGGGAGAGCCGCGTCTTTACAGGATTGCATTTTATGCGGATTCTGAATTTGATTCCCTGCCATTTGCACAAACAATAGACGAATTGGTGGGTTTTATGAAAAAAGGCAATGCCCGGTTTCTCATACTGGATGAAAAGACCGATAACGTCTCTTACAGGAACATCCTGAACAGCCTTCAACCATCGGTTTTTGAAAAGATAAATCTCCCGGCGCTTGAGAAGTTCCGGGAATATTCTTTATCCGTATACCGGCTAAAGGACAGATAA
- a CDS encoding nucleoside-diphosphate sugar epimerase/dehydratase has product MKIIRKWGLAIVVTSDLLCVAVSYWLSYLLRFNFVIPEQYFERYIESLPVLLLVRFVCFYVFRLYEGVWRYASMNDLLRILKAITIGSLVFTLYILIRYQFIGFPRSVLMIDWFVIITFLGGTRFLYRFSREFRVLNTKGDNRVLVIGADDTGEMLLREMRQNPRMQYNPIGFLDKESGKKGRRIHNVPILGNIGELGRIAQEKDIREVIIASPSITGKEIRKIIETCEEVGIACKTVPAISDILNGKLNVSHIREIRIEDLLGREHIELDAAKIREYLSDKRVMVTGAAGSIGHELCRHIMKMGPEQLILFERAENELFHLDREFSEASFGRFYTPILGDILDTGRLQRVMEEHHPDVVFHAAAYKHVPMQEAHPVEAIKNNIIGTKNVAEMSIRYEVQKFVMISTDKAVKPANVMGATKRITELICQGMNGRDRTKFVVVRFGNVLNSAGSVIPIFKEQITRGGPVTVTHPEVTRYFMSISEAAQLVMQAGAIGNGGEIFVLDMGEPTRITDLAKDIIRLMGLRLGEDIDIVYSGLRPGEKLHEELVADDEKTERTAHDKIMLVKSPHFDWETFESQLKDLIAEAEKGDTADIRKRLFGLCSGYSYSKG; this is encoded by the coding sequence ATGAAGATCATCCGGAAGTGGGGATTGGCGATTGTTGTAACGAGCGATTTGTTATGCGTCGCCGTTTCTTATTGGTTATCATACCTTCTCCGTTTCAATTTTGTTATACCCGAGCAATACTTTGAAAGGTATATCGAATCGCTTCCGGTCCTTTTGCTCGTGAGGTTCGTTTGTTTTTATGTATTCAGGCTCTATGAAGGCGTATGGAGATATGCCTCAATGAACGATCTTTTAAGGATACTGAAGGCGATCACCATAGGCTCCCTTGTCTTTACTCTGTATATCCTCATTCGTTATCAGTTTATCGGTTTCCCAAGATCTGTTCTGATGATCGATTGGTTTGTTATTATTACATTCCTGGGGGGTACGCGCTTTCTTTATCGGTTTTCACGGGAATTCCGCGTGTTGAACACGAAAGGCGACAACAGGGTCCTTGTAATCGGCGCAGACGATACCGGTGAAATGCTGCTCAGAGAGATGAGGCAGAACCCCAGGATGCAATACAATCCAATAGGTTTTCTCGATAAGGAATCCGGTAAAAAGGGGAGGCGTATCCACAATGTGCCGATCCTTGGCAACATTGGAGAACTCGGAAGGATAGCACAGGAAAAGGATATCCGCGAGGTGATCATAGCCTCACCATCGATTACGGGCAAGGAAATACGGAAGATCATCGAGACATGCGAAGAGGTGGGGATTGCATGCAAGACAGTCCCTGCAATAAGCGACATCCTGAATGGGAAATTGAATGTGAGTCACATAAGGGAGATACGCATCGAGGACCTCCTGGGACGGGAGCATATAGAACTGGATGCAGCGAAGATACGGGAATATCTGTCAGACAAGAGGGTTATGGTCACCGGTGCCGCGGGATCGATCGGGCACGAGTTGTGCCGCCATATAATGAAGATGGGACCGGAACAACTTATCCTCTTCGAGCGAGCGGAAAACGAGCTTTTTCATCTCGATCGGGAATTTTCTGAAGCGTCTTTCGGCAGGTTCTACACACCGATCCTGGGTGATATCCTTGATACAGGAAGATTGCAACGGGTAATGGAGGAGCACCATCCCGATGTTGTCTTTCATGCAGCGGCGTACAAACACGTTCCAATGCAGGAGGCGCACCCCGTTGAGGCAATAAAAAATAATATCATCGGCACAAAGAACGTTGCGGAGATGTCAATCCGGTACGAAGTGCAGAAATTCGTGATGATCTCTACCGATAAGGCGGTAAAGCCGGCAAATGTAATGGGAGCGACAAAACGGATCACCGAACTGATATGCCAGGGGATGAACGGGCGTGACCGCACGAAATTCGTTGTCGTGCGGTTTGGCAATGTCCTCAACAGTGCGGGAAGCGTTATCCCCATATTCAAGGAACAGATTACAAGGGGAGGGCCCGTAACGGTAACCCACCCCGAGGTGACGCGTTATTTCATGAGCATATCTGAGGCGGCTCAGTTGGTCATGCAGGCAGGCGCCATCGGTAACGGGGGAGAGATCTTTGTCCTTGACATGGGAGAGCCGACAAGGATCACCGACCTCGCAAAGGACATCATCCGGTTGATGGGATTAAGGCTTGGGGAGGACATCGACATCGTCTATTCCGGATTAAGACCGGGAGAGAAGCTCCATGAGGAACTGGTCGCGGATGATGAAAAGACCGAACGTACGGCGCACGACAAGATCATGCTCGTTAAATCCCCTCACTTTGATTGGGAGACCTTTGAGTCTCAGCTAAAAGACCTGATCGCAGAGGCAGAGAAAGGGGATACGGCGGATATCAGGAAAAGGTTGTTCGGCCTTTGCTCCGGTTACTCATACAGTAAAGGGTAA